One genomic window of Solanum dulcamara chromosome 10, daSolDulc1.2, whole genome shotgun sequence includes the following:
- the LOC129871481 gene encoding 40S ribosomal protein S16-like, with product MEAAAATAESVQCFGRKKTAVAVTHCKRGKGLIKINGVPIELVQPEILRYKAYEPILLLGRHRFAGVDMRIRVKGGGHTSQIYAIRQSIAKALVAFYQKYVDEQSKKEIKDILVRYDRTLLVADPRRCEPKKFGGRGARSRFQKSYR from the coding sequence ATGGAGGCGGCAGCGGCAACGGCGGAATCTGTCCAATGCTTCGGGCGGAAGAAGACGGCTGTAGCAGTAACCCACTGCAAACGTGGTAAAGGGTTGATCAAGATCAACGGTGTACCTATCGAGCTTGTGCAACCAGAGATTCTCAGGTACAAGgcttatgaacctattttactGTTAGGACGACACCGTTTTGCTGGTGTAGACATGCGGATCCGTGTCAAAGGTGGAGGTCACACCTCACAAATCTATGCTATCCGTCAGTCTATTGCGAAAGCACTTGTTGCGTTTTACCAGAAGTATGTGGATGAGCAGTCGAAGAAGGAGATTAAGGATATACTTGTACGATACGATAGGACTTTGCTTGTTGCTGATCCTAGACGATGTGAGCCTAAGAAGTTTGGTGGTCGTGGTGCTCGTTCTAGGTTCCAGAAATCTTACCGTTGA